One part of the Lepeophtheirus salmonis chromosome 14, UVic_Lsal_1.4, whole genome shotgun sequence genome encodes these proteins:
- the LOC121128884 gene encoding LHFPL tetraspan subfamily member 2a protein: protein MCKIIVTVRTVLWYVMSLAGTLMILVSLFTNKWLLGKISTTNLSTSDDFLSTAIGLGNSVASGNIKDILERNVGLFIDCKIPKGKKFFEGECIPDWENIDKVFLDMSESAYPHAWRGAIICFVIGLAFMIITDFFALMTICCRSCVCCSVFTICGSIQTFASILFILGLVAYPAGWGSAKVSNSYCGGQSEPFFLGPDCKIGSAFWLAVAGTVCCFLSSSLAIWAYRSTKTLKCVDRENQGDHCICLP from the exons ATGTGTAAAATAATCGTAACCGTGAGAACGGTTCTTTGGTACGTCATGTCCTTGGCTGGAACCCTCATGATTCTCGTTTCACTATTCACGAATAAGTGGCTCCTCGGGAAGATCTCAACAACCAACCTCTCTACTTCGG ATGACTTTCTCAGTACTGCCATAGGTTTAGGAAACTCTGTTGCTAGTGggaatataaaagatattctGGAGAGGAATGTAGGACTCTTCATCGATTGTAAGATCCCTAAAGGAAAGAAGTTTTTCGAAGGAGAATGTATCCCTGACTGGGAAAATATCGATAAAGTATTTTTGGATATGAGTGAATCCGCATACCCGCATGCTTGGAGAGGTGCAATCATTTGCTTTGTCATTGGTTTGGCATTTATG ATCATCACTGACTTCTTTGCATTAATGACCATTTGCTGCCGAAGCTGTGTATGCTGCTCTGTATTCACTATTTGTGGTTCCATTCAAACCTTTGCATCGATTCTGTTTATCCTCGGGCTTGTAGCTTATCCTGCTGGATGGGGCTCTGCCAAAGTTAGTAAC tCTTATTGTGGTGGCCAATCTGAGCCATTTTTCTTGGGACCAGACTGTAAAATTGGAAGTGCATTTTGGCTTGCTGTTGCAGGCACTGTATGCTGTTTTCTCTCTTCTTCTCTGGCTATTTGGGCATATAGGTCCACAAAAACACTCAA GTGCGTGGACCGCGAAAATCAAGGAGACCATTGCATTTGCTTACCGTAA
- the LOC121129224 gene encoding arginase, hepatic, with protein MSAIVNKVLKSSNILLIPRGIRSRCLASSWNKNSIVQCNVDGSKSLRIGVLGASFEMGQPKSGVAKSPDILIKEMNMIKQLKDMGHNVDFKGILKHDPVQEIEGKGMALNRENVHAYNLKLKNEVSNILKDNRFCLVIGGDHSIGIGTVSGFTNVHPNGCLLWVDAHSDINTPDTSDSGNMHGMPVAYQISELYDSFKDKCSVCDWHEPRLSPDRIAFIGLRSVDPGEVKTLKDLNIEAYYMNDIDELGINEVIRRSLRKINPNNDRPLHVSFDIDSLDPSEAPTTGTPVRGGLTLREGFRILYECHKSGCLTALDMVEVNTYLGNEKESIKTLTSAEQLILSAFGQLVR; from the exons ATGAGTGCAATAGTGaacaaagttttgaaatcttcaaatattcttttgatCCCAAGAGGGATTAGAAGTAGATGCTTGGCAAGCTCCtggaataaaaatagtatagtACAATGCAATGTAGATGGATCCAAGAGTTTACGTATTGGTGTCCTGGGAGCTTCATTTGAAATGGGGCAG ccAAAAAGTGGAGTAGCTAAATCACcggatatattaattaaagaaatgaatatgATTAAACAATTAAAGGATATGG GACACAATGTAGACTTTAAAGGGATCCTAAAGCATGATCCTGTACAAGAAATCGAGGGAAAGGGAATGGCTCTCAATCGAGAAAATGTTCATGCTTATAACCTAAAG TTAAAAAACGAAGTGTCCAATATTCTTAAGGACAATCGCTTTTGCCTTGTGATTGGAGGGGATCATTCCATTGGTATAGGCACCGTTTCAGGATTCACAAATGTTCATCCAAATGGATGTCTCCTATGGGTTGATGCTCATTCCGATATTAATACACCGGATACATCTGATTCTGGTAACATGCATGGAATGCCGGTGGCGTATCAGATTAGTGAACTTTACGACAGTTTCAAGGATAAGTGTTCCGTCTGTGACTGGCATGAGCCGAGATTAAGTCCAGATAGAATAGCTTTCATAGGATTAAGGTCTGTTGATCCAGGGGaggtaaaaacattaaaagatttaaatatagAAGCTTACTACATGAATGACATCGACGAACTAGGTATCAATGAG GTTATAAGGAGATCGCTTCGAAAAATTAACCCCAACAATGATCGGCCTCTACATGTTAGTTTTGATATTGATTCCTTGGATCCCTCAGAAGCCCCTACCACGGGAACACCAG TTCGTGGTGGACTGACTCTAAGAGAAGGATTTAGAATCCTTTACGAATGTCATAAATCCGGGTGTTTGACAGCTCTGGATATGGTGGAAGTCAATACTTATTTAGGCAAtgaaaaagaatcaataaaaactttgacTTCGGCTGAACAGTTAATTTTATCCGCTTTTGGACAATTGGTAAGGTGA
- the LOC121129254 gene encoding sn-1-specific diacylglycerol lipase ABHD11 — protein sequence MNRLIHFRIALRTQQCTYQSRLMSSSVDLHFTEYEGDNTYNNNKSSSPLIIAHGMLGSSKNWTSLAKRINQATGKRILSIDARNHGESPHTPTISYEEMVNDLVRLYEKLNISKASILGHSMGGRTAMGLSLLHEELIDKLIVVDVSPVTDRDTVEAISGMMIYFKGLSQVVIPSSDNMAHVRKSVDQQLTPFVPDPGMRAWLAMNLYQKRDGNVDWRINIKTISEGFKKDLAFFPQEWKDLKTNVPTLFIGGGKSEYIRRSDHSSIKTQFTSSEIKYIQGAGHWVHAEKPAEFLDLVLKFI from the exons ATGAATCGTTTAATACACTTTCGAATAGCTCTACGGACCCAACAATGTACATATCAAAGCCGTCTCATGTCTTCTTCGGTTGATTTACATTTTACAGAATATGAAGGCGATAAtacctataataataacaaaagtagtTCACCTTTGATCATAGCTCATGGAATGCTGGGCTCTTCAAAAAATTGGACATCTCTCGCAAAA AGAATCAACCAAGCAACCGGGAAGCGAATACTCTCAATCGATGCCCGTAATCACGGAGAAAGTCCTCATACTCCGACCATATCCTACGAAGAAATGGTCAATGACCTTGTTCGACTAtatgaaaagttgaatatttccAAGGCCTCAATTTTGG GACACTCAATGGGAGGACGAACGGCTATGGGGCTCTCACTTCTCCATGAAGAATTAATAGATAAGTTAATTGTAGTGGACGTGTCCCCTGTTACAGACAGGGATACTGTGGAGGCTATTAGCGgaatgatgatatattttaaagggcTCTCACAAGTGGTCATTCCTTCGAGTGATAATATGGCCCACGTAAGAAAAAGTGTGGATCAACAACTGACACCATTTGTTCCTGATCCAGGGATGAGAGCTTGGTTAGCCATGAATCTGTACCAAAAACGTGACGGAAACGTAGACTGGCGAATTAATATTAAGACCATTTCTGAAGGTTTCAAAAAGGATCTGGCATTTTTCCCACAAGAGTGGAAGGACCTTAAAACTAATGTTCCAACTTTATTTATCGGCGGTGGAAAATCTGAATATATACGTCGAAGTGATCACAGTTCTATCAAAACTCAGTTTACGTCatcagaaataaaatacattcaaggaGCTGGGCACTGGGTTCATGCAGAAAAACCGGCAGAGTTCTTGGACTTGGTTTTGAAATTCATTTAG
- the LOC121129253 gene encoding guanine nucleotide-binding protein subunit beta-like protein 1, with the protein MICEIQGHQMNISPKRILSAPSPVTLLTFSEDGSQLLSGCSDGTVLIWNTRSWKTLQTFQTNSVIQWVIELIPYSEYVLQTREGAFLIKKGLALTPLQSNITDMHQGFCKAHYLNTKLASPQKEADILIRSYNPKTGFECIRSLSLREVGSLTSLRWVREGKNIIANYEIGKMFLWNTETGQQLHSIDIMNSPWALDWDPHVSIGLVSGPHNEIICFTITDDYKSLRILKSRTLPTEGISEIKIRYQSKAKVACASSWDGTIRLFSWMQPEKIKSLGALKFHTETMNCVTTSCVPIKMEGKELYMIAAGSKDERISLWDIYNED; encoded by the exons atgatatgtGAAATACAGGGACACCAAATGAACATCTCTCCTAAAAGAATTCTGAGTGCTCCGAGTCCTGTCACCCTCCTCACTTTCTCAGAAGATGGATCACAACTTCTTTCAGGTTGTTCTGATGGTACAGTCCTTATATGGAATACACGATCCTGGAAAACCCttcaaacttttcaaaccaaCTCTGTGATTCAATGGGTTATTGAATTAATACCTTACTCAGAGTATGTGCTGCAAACCAGGGAAGGCGCATTTCTCATCAAGAAGGGGTTGGCCCTCACCCCATTACAGTCCAATATTACGGATATGCATCAAGGATTCTGTAAAGCACattatttaaacacaaaattaGCCTCCCCACAAAAAGAGGCGGACATTCTCATCAGAAGTTATAACCCCAAAACTGGATTTGAATGCATTCGATCTTTATCGCTTCGAGAAGTTGGATCTTTAACATCCCTTCGATGGGTTCGTGAAGGGAAAAACATCATAGCTAACTATGAGATAGGAAAAATGTTCTTATGGAACACGGAGACAGGACAACAGCTCCACAGTATAGACATTATGAATTCACCATGGGCCTTGGATTGGGACCCTCACGTGTCAA ttggaCTTGTTTCTGGACCTCATAATGAAATCATCTGTTTCACTATAACTGACGATTACAAATCGCTAAGAATATTGAAATCAAGGACTTTACCGACTGAGGGTATTTCAGAAATTAAGATACGATATCAATCTAAAGCTAAAGTGGCTTGTGCATCATCTTGGGATGGAACCATTCGTCTTTTCTCGTGGATGCAGCcagaaaaaatcaaatccttAGGAGCTCTTAAATTTCATACTGAGACGATGAATTGTGTGACTACTTCTTGCGTCCCTATTAAGATGGAAGGGAAGGAACTATATATGATTGCCGCTGGATCGAAAGATGAAAGGATATCTCTATGGGATATCTACAATGAAGATTAG
- the LOC121128883 gene encoding dynein regulatory complex protein 9 isoform X2, whose translation MITIHKYVMESKSKLKTLECILMQSILENVVDQLAVVGGTMIHPSELDEDWASIPHPNATQEDLGSLLRKENELFQKKLRSAQLDPSLTDDAPAIKAYSIQKVYREVRNVQMMLEKTIQELKTRGTSTTLKRAVHQYKERMKEKRMIGYKAKSIGNEITNLRYKIVEAIKTTDNLLLSESTKIAQLKDHLLDVRKVCKIEQDFMSQYFFQHESQYIRNLKTTEKELLNEKSKVKEEIEYEKKVTAEIEECLRGKLNTLTKLHKTWCLRLQVDVKVKDEELQKLKKARIQDQSTYKLALIRLKEITEFVENDKKNLERSRLEKEQYNMEIRAIIRIQSWWRMSMVRKGLGPYKKRKKRVQDHSVSLKKGK comes from the exons atgattaccatacataaatatgtaatggAGAGCAAGTCCAAGTTGAAAACGCTTGAATGCATTCTTATGCAGTCCATTCTTGAGAATGTTGTGGATCAATTGGCAGTTGTGGGGGGAACAATGATTCATCCCTCCGAACTAGATGAGGATTGGGCATCTATTCCTCATCCAAATGCTACTCAAGAAGATTTAGGAAGTCTTTTGCGCAAAGAAAATGAGCTTTTTCAA aaaaaattaagaagtgCACAGTTAGACCCCAGTTTAACGGATGATGCCCCAGCCATAAAAGCATATtctatacaaaaagtatatagaGAAGTTCGGAATGTGCAAATGATGTTAGAAAAGACAATACAAGAATTGAAAACTCGGGGAACAAGTACTACTCTCAAAAGAGCAGTCCATCAATATAAGGAGAGGATGAAAGAAAAGCGAATGATAGG ATACAAGGCAAAGTCCATTGGAAATGAAATCACCAATCTAAGGTACAAAATAGTAGAAGCCATTAAGACAACGGATAATCTATTACTTTCGGAGAGCACCAAAATTGCACAGCTGAAAGATCATTTACTGGACGTCCGTAAAGTCTGCAAAATCGAACAGGATTTTAtgtcccaatatttttttcagcacGAGAGCCAATATATACGAAACCTTAAGACCACTGAAAAAGAGTTGTTAAATGAGAAAAGCAAAGTGAAGGAGGAgatagaatatgaaaaaaaggtcACGGCTGAAATAGAAGAATGTCTTAGAGGGAAATTAAACACTTTGACTAAACTCCATAAGACTTGGTGTCTCAGATTACAGGTGGATGTTAAAGTCAAAGATGAGGaacttcaaaagttaaaaaaggcCCGGATTCAGGACCAAAGTACTTATAAACTCGCCCTGATTCGTTTGAAAGAAATCACCGAGTTTGTTGAGAATGACAAAAAGAATCTGGAGAGAAGCCGGTTGGAAAAAGAGCAATATAATATGGAAATCCGTGCAATTATTCGGATTCAGTCATGGTGGAGGATGTCTATGGTTCGAAAAGGACTGGgtccttataaaaaaaggaaaaagcgAGTTCAAGATCACTCAGTTTCactcaaaaaaggaaaatga
- the LOC121128883 gene encoding dynein regulatory complex protein 9 isoform X1 — protein sequence MITIHKYVMESKSKLKTLECILMQSILENVVDQLAVVGGTMIHPSELDEDWASIPHPNATQEDLGSLLRKENELFQVKKLRSAQLDPSLTDDAPAIKAYSIQKVYREVRNVQMMLEKTIQELKTRGTSTTLKRAVHQYKERMKEKRMIGYKAKSIGNEITNLRYKIVEAIKTTDNLLLSESTKIAQLKDHLLDVRKVCKIEQDFMSQYFFQHESQYIRNLKTTEKELLNEKSKVKEEIEYEKKVTAEIEECLRGKLNTLTKLHKTWCLRLQVDVKVKDEELQKLKKARIQDQSTYKLALIRLKEITEFVENDKKNLERSRLEKEQYNMEIRAIIRIQSWWRMSMVRKGLGPYKKRKKRVQDHSVSLKKGK from the exons atgattaccatacataaatatgtaatggAGAGCAAGTCCAAGTTGAAAACGCTTGAATGCATTCTTATGCAGTCCATTCTTGAGAATGTTGTGGATCAATTGGCAGTTGTGGGGGGAACAATGATTCATCCCTCCGAACTAGATGAGGATTGGGCATCTATTCCTCATCCAAATGCTACTCAAGAAGATTTAGGAAGTCTTTTGCGCAAAGAAAATGAGCTTTTTCAAGta aaaaaattaagaagtgCACAGTTAGACCCCAGTTTAACGGATGATGCCCCAGCCATAAAAGCATATtctatacaaaaagtatatagaGAAGTTCGGAATGTGCAAATGATGTTAGAAAAGACAATACAAGAATTGAAAACTCGGGGAACAAGTACTACTCTCAAAAGAGCAGTCCATCAATATAAGGAGAGGATGAAAGAAAAGCGAATGATAGG ATACAAGGCAAAGTCCATTGGAAATGAAATCACCAATCTAAGGTACAAAATAGTAGAAGCCATTAAGACAACGGATAATCTATTACTTTCGGAGAGCACCAAAATTGCACAGCTGAAAGATCATTTACTGGACGTCCGTAAAGTCTGCAAAATCGAACAGGATTTTAtgtcccaatatttttttcagcacGAGAGCCAATATATACGAAACCTTAAGACCACTGAAAAAGAGTTGTTAAATGAGAAAAGCAAAGTGAAGGAGGAgatagaatatgaaaaaaaggtcACGGCTGAAATAGAAGAATGTCTTAGAGGGAAATTAAACACTTTGACTAAACTCCATAAGACTTGGTGTCTCAGATTACAGGTGGATGTTAAAGTCAAAGATGAGGaacttcaaaagttaaaaaaggcCCGGATTCAGGACCAAAGTACTTATAAACTCGCCCTGATTCGTTTGAAAGAAATCACCGAGTTTGTTGAGAATGACAAAAAGAATCTGGAGAGAAGCCGGTTGGAAAAAGAGCAATATAATATGGAAATCCGTGCAATTATTCGGATTCAGTCATGGTGGAGGATGTCTATGGTTCGAAAAGGACTGGgtccttataaaaaaaggaaaaagcgAGTTCAAGATCACTCAGTTTCactcaaaaaaggaaaatga
- the LOC121129074 gene encoding ATP-dependent DNA helicase DDX31: MTTMDETTGEDGIRIHFRTPEKITKPKSSEDISSPSATESNIKEKSIPSKKPGSSNNQEVISGLFTGNPNIPSLDNLGNSKDSLPQESLFSQSQFDGHGIHPYIIKNLDSMGISRPTAVQSATIPRILAGKDVLVKSQTGSGKTLAYALPLLHSLQAITPQIHRDSGLYALIVVPTRELALQTHEWFVKLVRSFARIVPGVLHGGEKRKSEKARLRKGLNILVSTPGRLLDHIHKTKTLDLSKIHYLVFDEADRMLDLGYERDVNDIINAISENSSEEIKRQTILLSATLTQGIRQLSEVSLKHPDYVDITSTDGNSVMAISDDLQVDTAVPENLQQTFIVVPAKLRLITLSSFILWKCGGKSMKKILIFLATQDMVDYHHTLFEQSLYSEEGKNIKFMKLHGNMDQGERTKVFNDFREIDSGVISSGLVLLCTDVAARGLDLPKVDWIVQYNPPISTADYVHRIGRTARIGLKGSSLLFVLPSETGFLHEVENQKLARFVELTVDRVLEKVFPSDKRRSLEQAATNLQLKMETLIVEDSQLKEMGSQAYVSFIRSYASYPKEVRHLFCFKDLHLGHIAKSFGLRDAPTKITGIGKSGNWLKKQELRKKNAFIKREDRVVKSQRKRIDQRALIMSEYSSGFDDMDEKPPSKKRHKK, from the exons atGACAACCATGGACGAGACGACTGGTGAGGATGGGATTCGAATACATTTCCGGACTCCAGAGAAGATTACGAAACCCAAGTCCTCCGAAGATATTTCTTCTCCATCAGCTACAGAGTCGAATATAAAGGAGAAATCCATCCCTTCGAAGAAGCCAGGAAGCTCAAATAATCAGGAAGTTATATCGGGGCTCTTCACTGGGAATCCTAATATCCCGTCTCTTGATAACCTTGGAAATTCAAAGGACTCCCTCCCTCAAGAATCCCTTTTCTCTCAATCTCAATTTGATGGACATGGAATCCATCCCTACATAATCAAAAACCTTGATTCGATGGGTATATCGCGTCCAACAGCTGTACAATCTGCTACAATTCCAAGAATTCTTGCTGGAAAAGATGTGCTGGTTAAATCCCAAACAGGGAGTGGTAAAACCCTCGCGTACGCCCTTCCATTACTTCACTCCCTCCAAGCTATTACTCCTCAAATCCATCGTGATTCTGGATTGTACGCTCTTATTGTCGTACCTACTCGAGAATTAGCACTTCAAACGCATGAATGGTTTGTCAAACTCGTTCGAAGTTTCGCTCGAATCGTTCCAGGGGTTTTACATGgtggagaaaaaagaaaatctgaAAAGGCACGATTGCGCAAAGGCTTAAATATCTTGGTGTCTACACCAGGACGATTGTTGGACCATATTCACAAAACAAAGACGTTGGACctatcaaaaatacattactTAGTTTTTGATGAAGCGGATCGAATGTTGGATTTGGGATATGAGAGAGAtgttaatgatattataaatgcAATCAGTGAGAATTCTtctgaagaaataaaaaggcaaactattttattatctgCTACACTCACACAAGGGATTAGACAATTGTCAGAAGTGTCTTTAAAGCATCCAGATTATGTTGATATTACATCTACCG ATGGAAATTCTGTAATGGCTATATCTGACGACCTTCAAGTTGACACGGCTGTGCCTGAAAATCTTCAACAAACATTTATCGTAGTACCAGCAAAGCTTCGCCTTATCACgttatcttcttttattttatggaaatgtGGAGGAAAATCCATGaaaaagattttgatatttcttgCTACGCAAGATATGGTAGACTATCATCATACCCTATTTGAACAATCTCTTTATTctgaagaaggaaaaaacataaaatttatgaaattgcaTGGTAACATGGACCAAGGAGAACGAACAAAGGTTTTCAATGACTTTAGAGAAATTGATAGTGGCGTTATATCATCTGGACTTGTACTACTATGCACTGATGTTGCTGCAAGAGGACTTGACCTTCCAAAAGTGGACTGGATCGTTCAATATAACCCTCCCATTTCCACAGCAGATTATGTTCATCGGATTGGTCGAACGGCTAGAATAGGTTTGAAAGGGTCATCTCTATTGTTTGTTTTACCAAGTGAAACTGGATTTCTACATGAAGTAGAAAATCAGAAATTGGCACGTTTTGTAGAATTAACGGTTGACAGAGTTTTAGAAAAAGTGTTTCCATCAGATAAACGCAGATCGCTTGAACAAGCAGCGACTAATTTACAGTTAAAAATGGAAACTTTGATAGTGGAAGATTCCCAACTAAAGGAAATGGGTTCTCAGGCCTATGttagttttattagatcataCGCGTCTTATCCTAAAGAAGTCAGACACTTATTTTGCTTCAAAGATCTACATTTAGGTCACATTGCTAAATCTTTTGGACTTAGAGATGCACCTACGAAAATAACTGGAATTGGTAAAAGTGGAAATTGGTTGAAGAAGCAGGAATTGCGCAAGAAAAATGCATTTATCAAGAGAGAAGACAGAGTCGTCAAGTCTCAGAGGAAGCGTATTGATCAAAGAGCTCTTATTATGTCGGAATATTCCTCAGGCTTTGATGACATGGATGAAAAGCCTCCTTCAAAAAAGagacataaaaaatga
- the LOC121129029 gene encoding tetraspanin-5 produces MVPMHQFPAQERRPNYKNKRHYSSKYSRSRRSQSEVSCCLKYLIFGFNVIFWLLGLCILAIGIWAWTEKDTFNNLSVLTNIALDPAFIFIWAGALTFVIGFTGCVGALRENTNLLAAYAIFLALLLLLEMTAGILGFVFKDWIKEQASSGFQTVIVHYRDDPDQQNLIDWIQDDWLQCCGIEGPHDWDKNVYFNCSSASVGSREACGVPFSCCKPNVNEVIKNVQCGYDVRKIDYTDPSGIINQKGCLHAAEEWLEHNLLVVSGSAVSIAFLEILGICFAQNLRADIFAQMSK; encoded by the coding sequence ATGGTCCCAATGCACCAATTTCCAGCTCAAGAAAGACGtccaaattacaaaaacaaaagacaCTACTCCTCCAAGTATTCACGTTCGAGGCGTTCTCAAAGTGAAGTATCCTGTTGCCTCAAATATCTCATATTTGGATTCAATGTTATATTTTGGTTACTCGGCCTATGTATTTTAGCTATTGGTATTTGGGCATGGACAGAAAAGGACACCTTCAACAATCTCTCCGTGCTCACCAACATTGCTTTGGATCCagcttttattttcatctgGGCGGGTGCATTGACATTTGTTATTGGATTCACAGGATGTGTCGGAGCATTACGGGAAAATACTAACTTATTAGCTGCTTATGCTATTTTTCTCGCCTTGCTATTACTTCTGGAGATGACAGCTGGAATTCTAGGGTTTGTCTTTAAAGATTGGATAAAAGAACAAGCTTCGAGTGGCTTTCAAACAGTTATCGTACATTATCGTGATGATCCTGATCAACAAAATCTTATTGATTGGATTCAAGATGACTGGCTACAATGTTGTGGCATTGAAGGCCCGCATGATTGGGACAAAAATGTTTACTTCAATTGTTCTTCTGCATCTGTTGGATCAAGGGAAGCTTGTGGTGTTCCTTTTTCATGCTGTAAACCAAATGTAAATGAAGTGATTAAGAATGTACAATGTGGGTATGATGTTCGCAAAATAGATTACACGGACCCTAGTggtataattaatcaaaaagggTGTCTACATGCTGCGGAGGAATGGCTCGAACATAATCTTTTAGTGGTTTCTGGTTCTGCCGTGTCTATTGCTTTTCTTGAAATCCTGGGAATATGTTTCGCTCAAAATTTACGCGCTGATATATTTGCTCAAATGTcgaaatga
- the LOC121129030 gene encoding DNA transposase THAP9, producing MPTCVAYKCKSRTPYFSKSSKGKQKANHEDHKHSLSNHGDCNEEQETIQKVDNETRKKSEERPIKENICFFAFPKRPELRKRWLLNCRRKNWTPSKWSKLCSKHFKESDIIKHKVRYHLVDGAIPTIFNFPKHLIKVDSSRRVLKRCVPEEVSKEVQVLDDEKSDQEQEPNIIHRDHSYALPNTLDLLAKMNERARLDIITLVEEKEILLKRIQGLSKQRKTLNQKCRRLQKQLKTAKDKCQHLKQKRVILE from the exons ATGCCAACCTGTGTTGCCTACAAGTGCAAATCCAGAACGCCATATTTCTCTAAATCCTCCAAAGGCAAACAAAAGGCCAATCATGAGGACCATAAACATTCTCTGAGCAATCACGGCGATTGTAACGAGGAACAAGAGACGATACAAAAAGTAGATAATGAAACTAGGAAGAAGAGTGAAGAAAGACCTATCAAGGAAAATATATGCTTTTTCgc ATTTCCAAAAAGACCCGAACTTCGTAAACGATGGTTATTAAACTGCCGTAGAAAAAATTGGACACCATCTAAATGGTCGAAGCTTTGCTCCAAGCATTTCAAGGAGTCTGACATCATCAAACACAAGGTCCGATACCATCTTGTTGATGGAGCAATACCAACAATCTTCAACTTTCCAAAACATTTGATAAAGGTGGACTCCAGTCGTAGAGTCTTAAAACGCTGTGTTCCTGAGGAAGTTAGTAAAGAAGTTCAAGTTTTGGATGATGAGAAATCGGATCAAGAGCAAGAACCAAATATTATTCATCGAGATCATTCATATGCATTACCAAACACATTGGACCTATTAGCTAAAATGAACGAAAGGGCAAGATTGGACATTATAACCCTTGTGGAAGAAAAggagatacttttaaaaaggATACAGGGTTTAAGCAAGCAAAGAAAGACCCTCAATCAAAAGTGCCGTAGACTTCAGAAGCAGTTAAAAACAGCCAAGGATAAATGTCAACATTTAAAGCAAAAAAGGGTTATTTTGGAATGA